From Bradyrhizobium sp. 4:
TCATCGACCTTTGCGCTCTCGACGATTGCGGTCGCGCGGTTGAGGCCGATGCCCTCGGTGATCGAGCCGCCCGGCGTCGCCTTGGCATCGCCCGTTCTGAAATATTCATACATGCCGGCGCCGTGCGGGTCGGCGCAGGCGATCCTGACATCTTTGCTCTTCTCTTTCAGGAAGCGGCTGGTGCCGGCGAGCGTGCCGCCGCTGCCGACCGAGCAGACGAAACCGTCGATCTTGCCGCCGGTCTGCTCCCAGATCTCGGGACCTGTGGACTCGTAATGCGCCTTCGCATTGTCGAGGTTGTTCCACTGGTCGGCGAACAGCACGCCGTTCGGCTCGGTCTTGCGCAGCTCGTCAGCAAGACGGCGGCCGACATGCTGGTAGTTGTTCGGATTGGAATAGGGCAGTGCCGGTGATTCCAGCAGCTCGGCGCCGCACAGCTTCAGGAAATCCTTCTTCTCCTGGCTCTGCGTCTCCGGGATCACGATCAGCGTGCGGTAACCGCGCGCGCTGGCCACGACCGCAAGGCCGATGCCGGTATTGCCGGCGGTCGATTCCACGACGAGACCGCCGGGCTTGAGCTCGCCGCGCTTCTCGGCCTCCAGGATCATCCATTTGCCGGCGCGATCCTTCACCGACTGGCCGGGATTCATGAACTCGGCCTTGCCCAGGATGGTGCAGCCGGTCAGTTCGGAAGCGCGCTTAAGCTTGATCAGCGGGGTGTTGCCGATGGCTTCGACAACGTCGTTGTTGATGGTCATGTCTGGGCAAATCACTGGCAAAGGGGTTGATCAGGCTGGCCAGAACCTAGTGCTTGGGAGGCCAAAGGGGAAGGCTTTTGCGCTGCGGCGAAACCGGCGGAAGTGCCCGTCGAAGCAGTGAAATTCTTGCGAGGGACGATGGCCGATGATGCTGGGCTACGCGGCGCCGACAACAGAGGAAGATCGGGTCGGACTCTGCCAAAACATGGAAGATTACGGCCGTCGTCAGCGCACTCGCGACAATTCATCGCCTTTGGGCGGGACGCGTCGATAACGACGCGCATGGATAGCCTGCAGAAGCCGGCAGACATATCGGCACGACGAATGCCGGTTTATTTTCGACGCTAAACGACCTCGTGGACCGGCGCGGCCGGCTTCGCGACCAGCCCTGAAGCCGGATCGCGAGCGGTACGGACGAATTAAAGCCACTGGCGTTGGTGTGGCGGCAATATCACATGAAATGTTGGTAAGCTTGAATGCACTCCGGAGCGGCTTCGAGATTCAAGAACGCACTGCAGGACAGTGATCTTTTGCAATTTGTTCGCCTTGGGGATCGTCCCACTCTGGCGGCCATCTCGCAACTGCGGGACTGTCCCGCTGTTCCGCACCCGGCTAGTATGGGTGTCCGGTTCCGTAGAAAGCACCATCGCTGTGAACGAGTTATCCAACGCCCGCCGACTGTCCAGCCGCGAATCGGTTAATCCGGCTTCGCGGCGGCGGCTCGATCTGCCCGGCGGGGGGTGGATGTGACACAGGATGATCCTGCCATCGCGGTGCCGCGGTCCCGAGGTTCCGCGTCCCGGACGCGACGTGCGGCGCGCTGGCTTGCGGTCGCTGGCCTCGCC
This genomic window contains:
- a CDS encoding cysteine synthase A; the encoded protein is MTINNDVVEAIGNTPLIKLKRASELTGCTILGKAEFMNPGQSVKDRAGKWMILEAEKRGELKPGGLVVESTAGNTGIGLAVVASARGYRTLIVIPETQSQEKKDFLKLCGAELLESPALPYSNPNNYQHVGRRLADELRKTEPNGVLFADQWNNLDNAKAHYESTGPEIWEQTGGKIDGFVCSVGSGGTLAGTSRFLKEKSKDVRIACADPHGAGMYEYFRTGDAKATPGGSITEGIGLNRATAIVESAKVDDAYLIPDAEAVTVIYELLQHEGLCLGGSTGINVAGAMRLAKQLGPGKTIVTVLCDSGSRYQSKLFNADFMRAKSLPVPEWLEKRSNIKLPFV